AGGTGATTGTAGCCACGCCCACGTTAGCCGCAGGCATAAACCTTCCAGCCCGTCGCGTCATAATACGCGAGGTGTATAGATTCGAGGGGGGAATGGGGAACGTGCCCATCCCCGTGCTGGAGATAAAGCAGATGTGCGGCCGGGCTGGCCGACCGCGCTATGACAGTTTCGGCGAAGCAGTTCTGTTGGCTAGGAGCGAGGAAGAGCGTTCCTTTCTGATGGAGAATTACCTACTGGCAGAGACGGAGGAAATATTCTCCAAGCTGGGAAGCGAGAGTGTGCTGCGGTCACACATATTGGCTTTGATAGCGACCTCCACCACCTGCTCCATGGAGTCTCTGATGGATTTCCTTAACTCCACCTTCCTGGCGCACCAATCTCCCATGCTAGGGATGGAGGAGGCAGTGGAGGATGTGATCTCCTTTCTCAGAAGAGAGCAATTGCTTAAACCGGATGAGCTCTCCGCCACTTTCTTTGGCCGCCGGGTTTCGGACCTCTACATAGATCCTATGTCTGCCGTTAGAATGCGCGATGCTCTACGCTCCTATGCCTCAGGCAAAGGGGATTTCGGGTTCCTACATGCCATATGCTCAACTCCTGACATGCTTCCCCTGTACTTGAAGCGCAGCGATATGGATTGGTTAGAGTCGAAAGTGGTTGAAAAAGGAAGGGAACTCTTACTACCTATACCAAATGACTTAGAGCTATACGATTTCTTCCTGGCTGAGGTCAAGACAGCCAGCCTTCTGGAAGATTGGATAGAGGAGGTAGAGGAGGAAGCCATCCTGACCAAGTACGGCATTGGGCCTGGAGATCTGCGCAACAAGGTAGAGCTAGGGGAGTGGCTTCTCTATTCGATGAGAGAGCTTTCTAACATTTTCAATAAGGATGCCTATGCACCGTTGACGGAACTCATGGCCCGTATGCGATATGGAGTGAGAAGGGAGCTGCTGGACCTGGTGAAGCTCAAAGGTGTAGGCAGGGCTAGATCCCGTTCGCTGTTCAGTCATGGCTTTCGCTGCCTGGAGGACTTGAGAGCCGTGGAAGTAGAGAGATTGTCTCGTGTTCCGAAGATTGGGGAGAGCTTGGCCAAAAGCATAAAGGAACAATTAGGAGAGAGTCGATATGCGAAAGCACCCCCCGTCAAGACAGAGAAAGAGCCAGAGAGCAAGCGAAAGGAGGCGGATAGCCCTCAACGCAGGCTCATGGATTTCTAGAAGTCGGTGATGGCTCGGGTGACCGCGAAGCCCCTCTCATTGCGGAAGAAGCTGAAATAATTGTTGGAATGATCCGTCTCTCTCATCTTGACGCAGCGGATGCGGCGCTGCACCTCGGTGTCGCTGACCTCCACCATCTTCAAGTGGATTATCCCGTCAACCAGGAAATCGATGTCGTGAAGGCCATAGCTGGTGTAGGCTCCTACCGGCATCTCGCTTATCAGGAAAGAAGTCACATCCATAGAGCGAATCCATTCCAGCAGCCGATAGAGCTCCTCCCTGGGCCTGCTGCTGGCGGAGATCATCTCCAAGGCTCCGAGGGAATCCACGGCGAGAAGTTCATAGTTCAAGCGCTTCTTGGTCTCATTCACCGCGAAGCGGAAGGTGTCCATGAACTGCGCTCCCTCGCTCTTGCGCCTAATCTCCCCCAGGTCCAGTATCTCAAGTCGGCCCAAGGTATCGCCCTTCAGCCCCAGCCCTTCCATCTGGCGCATTAGAGAGGCCTTGCTCTGCTCCAACGAAATGTAAAGTCCGTTTACGCCATCCCTCTTGGCGTTCATGAAAAGTATATGATAAGCTAGCGATGATTTCATGGTGCCCGCGGCCCCAGCTACGATAACCGCATGACCCTGGGGTATACCCCCGTTGAGATTCTCGTCGAAACCATCAACATAAGTTCGGTATCTCAAACGCTTCGCCGGCGCATTCAACATAGTGCTTCATGATGATTCGTCTTGACGCATAAAACTGTTTCCCATCGCTATCGACTGCTAACGATGATATGAACTTTCATTTCGAGTCTGAAATACGTTCTCACAGCTATGCAAGACGCCAGGGATTCTAGGGTCTAGCCGCGCTGAGTAACCCATGGAAACAATATTCTAAGCCTTTGCCAGGGGCGAAATCTTGATCTATGTGGAAAAAACAGACAACCTTATGATCGCGTGACGCTTCCCTCTAATTACGATGAGGTAATCAGTGACATGAGGCAAGGAAAGATGATTTCAAGCTATTGATACGAAATTGAAAAAGGACTTCTGATTCCCAAGGAATGAAAAATGATTCATAAACGCGGAAAAGGAAAGCAAATTTCAGCCACACTCACCTCATTGAAGAAGATTCAAGTTTTAAAGGACTTGAAATTCGAGCCTCCAAAGTGAAGATGCGTATGCATCACCTGGATCGCAACGTGCACTTCCCTTACAAATCTAAGGACAGACAGGGAGATCGTTCAGGCATTTCTTTTCTTTTTATATTGACCCGTAAAGGGTATGCATGAGAGACAGGCGGCTCCTTCTCCGCTTTCTATACGCCTCGATTCAACTACAGAGCTCAGCGCCTCGTGCACAACACAAAGCGGTTGTGCGGAGCAATGGTGAGAGGTCGTCTCTAAGGTGATTGGACCGGAGGCTAAGGCTCGATAAGCCTCTTTACCTCCTCCACATCAGCCTTAGCTCTGAGCACTTCTCCTGCATGCTTGATGACTGTATCAGGGTCTTTGAGCAGGTTTCCAGTGCATACACAGACCACTCTCTCCTCCCTAGAGATCAGTCCTTCATGACGCAACCTGATCACCCCTGCTATCGAGGCCGCCGAGGCTGGCTCTACCCCGATGCCTTCTTTTTTGCCCAGGAGCTTTTGGGCTTGGATTATCTCTTCATCAGTCACGTCCGTGGCTATGCCGCCGCTTTCATAAATGGCCGTGAGTGCTTTCTTCCCTGAGGCGGGATTGCCTATGCGGATGGCAGTGGCTAAGGTCTCAGGCTGCTCCACGGCCATGAAATCGCGTTTGCCAGCGCGGAAGGCCTGAGCTATAGGATTGGAACCCACGGCCTGCACACCTATGAGCCTGGGCATCTTGTCAATCCATCCTAGCTCCATCCACTCCCTCAAGCCTTTATATATCGCCCAGATGTTGGCAGCATTCCCCACAGGCACCACGATATCATCTGGCACATCAAAGTCCAACTGATCGATTATCTCGAAGGCCAGGGTCTTTTGGCCTTCGGGCCTGAAGGGATTTATGGAGTTAAGAAGGTATAAATGGCCCCTATGCGCCAGCTCCCTGACCACATTGAGCGCTTCGTCGAAGTTGCCCTCCACCGATATGACTTTAGCGCCATAGAACATGGCCTGCGCCAATTTTCCCAATGCCACCTTGCCTGAGGGTAAGAGAACCACGCACCCCAATCCAGCCTTGGCAGCATAGGCTGCAAGTGAGGCCGAGGTGTTGCCAGTGGAGGCGCATCCAACCGTCCGGCATCCGAGCTGCAGGGCTTTGGTGACTCCTACCGTCATCCCTCTATCTTTGAAGGAGCCCGTGGGATTAGCGCCTTCGTACTTTACTCTAAGGCTGCGTATGTCGACCTCCTTGGCCAGGGCGAGGCAGTCGTAGAGCGGCGTCCCTCCCTCTTGGATGGACACCGCCATTGCCTCTGGGACGGGTAGGAAGGGGGCATACCTCCACACTCCCAGTGGACGGCTCCTCAATCTCTCGCATCTCAGCTCCCTGAGCGCTTCCATATCCCATTCCACATTCAGCAGACCGCCGCACCTGGGACAGGAGTCAAGCCTTTCATCCTCTACCTCAAGGCTACAGTCGAAGCACCGGACCATGTATTTCAATTCCTCCACCTCCTGCTTCCTCGGCCCCAGGTGGTCACCCATGTACTACACCCTATCCCCTTCTGCAGATATACCTCTCTAACGGCCCGTGCTATGGCCTCGCCATTGACCTCCTCTCTATCGAAGAATGAGGCCACGCAGGGTCCTGAGCCTCCCAGGAATGAGGCTTTCGCCCCCGCTCTCAAGGCGGCTTCCTCAGCCTCTTTCAGATATGGGACCAAAGGGGCTCTAGCCGGCTCGACCACCTTGTCTCGCAGGCTACGCGCGATGAGTTCCATATCCCTCATGGCCATGCCCACGGCCAGGGCGGATGCATGGCCCACCTGAAAGACCATGCTCTTTAAGGGCACGCTCTGAGGCACCTTCTCCCTGGCCTCCTTGGTTGGGACCTGGACGTCGGGCAGAGCGGCGACGATTCCCAAGGACGATGGGGGTTTGACCCTGATGACATCTAAAGGCTCATACGAGCGGACTATGGTGAATCCACCCAGTAAAGAAGGAGCCACGTTATCCGCATGGAAGCTGCCCGATGAGGCTTCCTCGCCGCAGGCGGCGCAGGCTATCAACTGAATATCGCTTAACGGTTCTTGCAGGAGCAGATTGACGGCGTATGCCCCTCCGGCCGCGGAAGCCCCCGATGAGCCCATGCCACTGCAGGGCCTCACTCCCTTTCTTATCACCAGGTCCACCCCGAAATCGGCTCCAGCCGTCTCTAGCACTCTGGCGGCTGCCACGGCCGCGGTGTTGCGCTTGGGATCGAGTGTGACTGGCCGACCGGTAGCCCATTCCACCTTTCGTACCCTGACTCCTTTATCCTTGCGCTTCTCTGCCGTCACTAAATCGAAAGGCTCTTTCAAGGCTAGCCCGAAAACGTCGAAGCCTGGTCCCACGTTGGCGATGCTAGCGGGCGCCATAACCGTTACCTTTTCCATGGGCATGCTGGCCTATCTCCCTCTGCTGTGGCGCCTCAGACAACGGTCGGCTCTGATAAACCTTTCGTCATCATGCGCAACTGAGATTACTGGCAAGCATCAAATATACGCTTGTCCATGCCTCGAGGCGATATGAGCGATTACACTGTCATAGGCGCTCGGATAGAGTCTGGTACCACCTCCGAGATCCTTTCTCGCCTGCGCTCATTCCCTTTAGGAAGAGTATTGGCGTTGGATGCAAACATGGTATGCGGAAAGGAGCATCTGGACACGGCTATTGAGCATGCATTCCGCGCTTTTAGGCAAAATGCCAATTGTGCCAATGACCTATTGATGGAGATCATGCTTTATGCCTCTGGCGAGAGGCAGATATCCAAAGCGCAAGAGAAGATGTCCCTGAAGGAAGGAGGCGCAGAGATCGCCTTGGTGGTGATAGGCGCAGACCCCTTGGAGGTAGTCAGGATGTTAAAGTTAAGGAGAGATGATGAAGTGCTGCTATGTGACGAGACCAAACTCAAGCGCTTTGGCATCTCCCCTAAAGAGATAGGGGCTGTGCCTCGTGACAAGGCGCTTGACCTGGTGCTGGAGAAGGTGGCCTTCGTAGATGTACTGAAACATTGAGGCTAGGGCTTGGATATTGAAGAGAGAAATCAGGACCAAAGACTTATGTCATTGTTGCTGGATATTCTTCGGTTCAGCGATGGTCAAGAGGATGGAATGCCTGCGATTCGGAGCTGAGGGTCATTGAGCGGGGATCTCCTGAAGCAGATCCAGCTCACTAGACAGCTGGAGCAGAAGACGAAAGAGGCGGCAAAGAACCGCAAGGAAGCTGAGGAGCGCCTGGCCGAGGCCGAGAGAGCGGTAGCTTCGCTGAAATCCTACGATACCCGCTCTGTAGCGGTTGAGAAAACCTTGGAGGAGGCCAACCAGTCCTTCCAACAGAAGGACTACAAGATGACTCTCTCGCTGGCAGAGAGATGCATAAAGGGGGTAGAAGAGGCAAAGAAGGATAAGATAGCATCCATCATCAACTCCTCTGAAACGCTGCTGGCTCTATTCGAGGATAAGCGCAAAGGGGAAGAGGTGAGCGGTTCACTCCGCACCGCAAAAGATCTGCTTGGACAGGGGAAATTAGAAGAGGCTTTGGCCCGGGCCAGAGAGTCATGGGATGCGAGTGAGCGCTTGGCTAACTCCCTTCTGGCGGACATGTTCTCCACCGCCCAATCACAGGTGCTCATAGCTGAGCGCCTTAAGCTGGACATGAGTGGACAAAGGCAGATGCTGGCTCACGCGCGACAATGCCTGGATGCCAATGACTTCGGGGGGTGTGTGGCTCAATTACGCAACTGCATGAGCATGACCGCTACCGCTTTGCAAAATCACCTCGCATCCAGGATGGAGGCCATGGCCAGTGCCGAGCAACAAGCCCTTCAATTGGGAGTGGATTTCTCCAGGCCGCGAGAGACTCTGGCAAAAACTAAAGCATATGCTGAGAAAGGGGATTTTGAGCACGCCTTCAGCACCTTAGGCATCGCGGAGAGCGAGGTGCGGTCCTTGATCTCCAATGGGTTGCTGAATCGCTTCGAGCAGCTGAAGGAACGGGCGGAAACCTTGAGAGCGATGGGAATGGAGGTCGAGCAGCTGCTGGGTATCATTTCCCAGGGAAGGGAGATGGCCCTCAATGATAGGAATGCCGAAGGGCTGGAGTGGTGGAATGCCGCGGAAAAGCTGGCCCGTTCCATGGAAACGGAGAAACTGGTGGAGCTCGTCTCTCGTCTGCGCGGGCGCCTGCTTATAGCCAAGAGGACGAATTCGAATCTGACCGAGGTATTGGATGCCTTGGCTAAGGCCCGCAGCACTCTAAATCAGGGTGATTTTCGCTCTGCCGTATCTCAGGTGCAAAAGGCCGAGGAAAAGTTGGAGAAATTGCTTGAAGGATATCGCGAGATGGAGTCAGAGCTGACCCGCACCAGGTCCCTGATGACCGCTGCCATCGATCTCAGGTTAAATATAACTGAGGCCAAGAGCAAGGTGGATTCCTCGCGCCTATCAGCCTTGAGGAGAGATTTCTCCTCTGCCATAAAACAGCTGAAAGAAGCGCAGGAGATAATCCATCAGGCCATACAGGCTCATATCGGCCAGGATATAATGAAGGCTGAGATGCGGGTGACCTCTGCCCTCAAGATAGGAGCTGAGGTGTCGGAGGAATCGGCCTTGCTCGAAGACATCATCGCACGCGCCAAAGCCGGGCGCTATGCAGGCCTTCGGGAAGAGTTGGATGAGTGCATGCAAAAGGTGGAGGCCAAGATGCGGGTCGTAGCGGAGAGAACGGTCAGCGAAGCCCGCAGCCTGCTCGAGACATATGAAGGACCGATAGACATAACCCCGCACCGCAGGTCCCTTCAGATGGCCGCTGAGGCATTGAAAGAGGGACAGGCATTACGCGCCTATGAGCTGGCCAACAGCGCGATGGCTATGGTGAAGAGGGACGAGAACGATGCTTTGCAGAGGAGGCTTGATGAGGCCAGGCACCTGCTATCCATAACCAAGGATATGGGATGCGAGAGCTCGACGCTAAATGATAAGCTACAAAGGGCCGAGGAATTGCGAAACGGCGGGAAGGTGGGGGAGGGGTTGCGGCTGGCGGCTGAGGTAGTGCAGTTCGCCCGTAGCATCGTCAAGGATGAGGTCACGCGTCAGCTGGCTCAAATAACCAGGGGGATAAGCTCTGCAAGAAGGAACGGCATAGAAGTGCTACCCGCGGAGCGTCTGGCGGAGGAGTCTTCTCGGGCCCTCATCAGCGGGGACCTGCTCAAAGGCTATTCCCTCATGAAGGAAGCTTCCTCGACCTTGGAACGGTTGAAGGCGGTACACGCCCGCATTTATGAGCGCATCGTGGAAATTGGGAGCCTGCTGAAAGTGGCTGAGGCTCACCAACTAGATGCCACCTCGCATATGGAGATGCTGACCAAGGCCAAGAAGCTATTCGAGGCAGGAAGGTATGAGGAAGCCTTACCGGCGATAGCCAAGACCTTCGTGGAGACGGAGAAGTTGGTCGCGCCTTTCCTCGCTCCCCAGAAAGCTCAAGAAGCTCAGGGCATCATCGATATCGCAAAGCGGCTGGGTTATGAGATGTCAGCTCCCCAAAAGCGCCTGGAACAGGCCAAAAAGATGATCGAGCGACAGGAGTACGCCCAGGCTATGATATCCGTGCGAGAGGTGGAGAAGACGGTCAACTCGGTACTCAGCAAAGGCCTAGAGAGGGAGCTGAATGACATTAAAGAAAAGCTGTTGAAGACTCAGTCCACGGGAACGGATGTCAGTGGCCCGCTATTGATGACGAATAAAGCAGAATCCCTGATGAGAGAGGGAAGGCTGCAAGATGCGCTTCGGGCCTTGGAGCTGGCCAAGGGTGAATTGGACCAGGGATTGATCATCAGCAAGAAGGCGGAGATGGCCATTCAAAAGGCTCAGGCCCTCATAGATGAGGCGAAGTCACTGGGGGTATCGGTAGAAGCTGCAGCTGACTTGCTGCGTCAGGCCTTCAACTACCAGAAGCTGGGACGCCAAGGCATCGCCCATGAGCTGGCCAAGAAGGCAGGAGATCAAGCGGCGGCAGGAGCGGCAGAGGCTCTGCGCAAACGAATTGGAGAAGCGGAGGAGAAATACCAGCTAAAAGGCCTGCAAGGTGTCGATCTAGAAGCCCTCCTACGCAATAGAGAGGAGATGGAAAAGAGGATTGAGGCGCAAAGGATAAGCGAGGCCGCAGCGCAAGTGACCATGTTGGAGAAGGAGCTAGAGAGGCTTTTACTGCAGAAGGAGGCTGCGGCGCAGGCTTTGCACCTGGCCGGGGATAATCTCAGCAGAGCTAGAGAGAAGGGGCTTAAGCTAGAAGAAGAGGAGCGAACCTTTTCCCTCGCCCAGCAGCGCTTTGCAGAGGGAGCCTTTAAGGAAGCTCAAACCCTGGCGAGGAAATGCGGGGAGGAGGTAAAGACAAAGGAGGACGTTTATTGCAGAAGAATGACTGAGCTGAAAGCCCTGGAAGAAGAGCTAGCGCGATTGGAGGGAGAGCATGCGTTCCCCCATCTTAGGGCTTTGACGGAGGAGGCGAGGAAAAGCCTGGAGGCCATGGACTTCGAGGCCGCTAGCCTTCACCTGCACCGAGGGAGGCAAGCGATCAGCGAAGCGCTCGAAGCGATAAAGGCGGAGAGGCTCAGGAGCTTGGAGAACCTGTGCATGGTGGCGGAGGACCTCATGCTCAACCGCAATTCCATCCCTAAGGCAGTCAAGGATGTGCTGCAGCTGCGCGGCTCAGGCGGCTCCCTTGACCCGGAGAAGTTGAGAGAAGCACTGCAGGCCATGAACGAGGTCATGCTCAAAAAACTGTCCGCGAGGATCGAAGCGGTGCAGGAGAGCATTGAAGAGGCGCGGGCCCAAGGCGTCGATGTCACCGCCTCCTCGGAGCTCTTGACCAAGGCTTCTAGCATGCTTTCCGAGAACAAATGGAAAGGTGCGGCCAATTGCATACTGGAAGCAGAGCGCGCCATAGGGGTCCAGGTTGAGGAGCAGCGTCGATACGTAGAAACCCGCATGAAAGTGGAAGCGCGAGTGGAGAACGCTCGACGCAACGGTCTGGACATGGCTGAGGTCGTAGCCCTATACCGTCAAGCGGAAAGCGTCAGAGCGAAGGACCATGCTTTGGCCATGGAGCTCATGGATAAGGCGCTGGCGCTGGCCGAGAAGGAGGCGGAGGAGTTCCTTCCTGACATCGAGGTCTCCCTCCACTTCCATGAGCCGCTGCGGGCGGGCGAATGGTCCAAAGCTGTGCTGGAGCTGAGCAACCAAGCCAAGGCCATGGCCCGCGAGGTGGAAATACATATCGGTGGGGATATGGAGATGCGAGGATTCTCTGCCCTACCCAAATTGAGAGGGGGGGAAAGGGTACGAATTGAGGTGGAGGTGCGCCCCTCCGTGGCGGGAAAAGCTCGCGTGGACTTAAGCCTGGAGTGTCGGCCCGTGCTCTCCAATGACAAGGTAGGGTATGACACCGAGTTCGAGGTCGAGGTTTAATTAGGCGCGATGGAAATGGCTGACCTTCTGAACCTCGTGTATCAATGAACCGTCCAGGATCTTTCTCCTTATCCTCTCGATATCCTGCGACAAGGGCCTGTCCTCTTCTAACGCCGGCACCTCAGAGCGTATGAGATTATATGCTGCGGCTACGCCCCTGCCAGGTGCGAACTTGGCGAACTCTAGTCCTTGGGCGGCGCACAGCAGCTCGATGGCGATTATGCGCTCCGTATTATGCACCATGTCCATGAGCCTCAGGGCACCTACCGCTCCCATGGAATTGTAGTCCTCTTGATTGGCCGAGGTAGGCAGGGAATCAGCGCTAGAGGGGAAGCATCTGCCTTTGGATTCGGAAACCAGGGAAGCGGCGGTGTACTGAGCTATCATCATCCCCGAACCCAAGCCCTTCTCCTTAGTGAGAAAGTGCGGCAGGTGGGAAAGCTTACCGTCCACAAGCCGGGCGATACGGCGCTCGGCAAAAGCGCCGATGACGTGCACCGCCAAGGCCATGTGGTCTATGGGAAGGGCTATGGGCATGCCATGGAAATTGCCTCCTGACACTATTTCCCCATCCTCCATGACCAAGGGGTTATCGTTAGCGCTGTTCATCTCCACTTCTATGGCGCGCTTGGCATATAGTAGCGCATCGAGGCAGGCTCCTAGGACTTGTGGGGCGCACCTTAGAGTGTAGGCGTCCTGCACCTCATGAGGCACGTGAGCGTGCGATTTGAGTATCTCGCTGCCCTCTAGCAGAGAGCGCATATTGGAGGCTACGAAGCTCGCCCCAAAGTGGGGCCTGGCCTGGAAAAGGCGGGGATCGAAGGAGCGCGCCGTCCCCTTCAGCGCTTCCAGGCTCATGCAAGCCGCCACCTGCGCCGCATCCAGGGCGCGAAGGGCCCGGGCGAGAGAGAGTCCTGCCAAAGCGGTCATCATCTGCGTCCCGTTGATGAGCGCCAGGCCCTCTTTGGCCTCCAGGCATATAGGAAGGAGGCCAGCGGCTCTTAGTGCATCCTCCCCTCTTACCCTCTTCCCCTGATAAAAGGCCTCCCCTTCCCCTATCATCACCAAGGCGATGTGCGCCAAAGGAGCGAGATCCCCACTCGAGCCCACGGACCCTTTAGCCGGGACGACAGGATGCACTCTGGCATTAAGCATATCGAGCAGGAGACGAACCACTTCCAGCCGGATGCCTGAATGCCCTGTGGCGAAGGCATTGGCGCGAAGCAGCATCATGCCCCTCACCACCTCTTCTGGCAATGGGTCGCCCACTCCGCAGGCCGAGCTGCGCACTAGGTTGATCTGCAGTCGCGCTATATCCGCTTCAGGTATGAGGACGTTGCGCAGCTCGCCCACCCCAGTATTGAGTCCGTAGACGACCCGACCGCGCTCTAAGACCTTTTTTACCATCTTGCGCGATTCGATTATGCGCTTTTCCGTCTCCTTGTCCATGAAAGCCTGGGCTGCTCCTTTGGCCACAGCCTCAAGGTCCTCTATGCATAGGCTCTTCCCATCCACCTGCACCCTCATCCACCACACCCAGATGAAGTATGCGAAGCCAGGCTAGAAAATATTGTTGGTTACCGCTATATAGAAGCCTGGAAGCTATTCCAGGAGACGAGGTTTTTAGCTGCAGCAGAGCTTCGCCATCAATTCCTCTCAGGCTGACGACTTCTTAGTCTCCTCAGGATACCTAGAGATGATCAGGCCGCACAGGAATGAACTTGTAGCCATAGTTGATGACACCAGACGGGCCGTCCTCGCCTAGCCTTCTGAGGGTCGCTCGCACCCTCATCCCTATATGCACTTCCTTTGGCTCTACATCTATGATCTGGGAGGTCAGCATCACACCCTCATCCATCCTCACCATGGCCACCACATAAGGTTTGTGTATCTCGAACTGACGCGGCGCGTCATGCACCACGGCGAAGGAAAAAACCTCTCCCTCGCCCTTGAGATTGAAGCATTCCATCTTGCCGATGGATTTACGATGGCACACACCGCAAATCGCCCGCGGTGGGAAGAAGACTTTCCCGCAGTTGCCACAGCGGACGGCCTTAAGATTGTAGCGTGAAGGGTTTTCCCGCCAGAATCTCGCAATAGCCATCATGCCACCTCCAAGAGACTCACTACCACGGTCGCCCCTGTGCCCCCTGCATTCTGCGCCAGTCCCAAGGTGGCATCGGGCACTTGACGGCGACCCGCCTGCCCTCGCAGCTGCTGCACCAGCTCCACTATCTGAGCCACCCCCGTGGCCCCGAAGGGGAAGCCCCTGGCCTTAAGCCCTCCAGAAGTATTCACAGCCACTTTCCCTCCCAGCGAGGTCTCGCCTTCCATCGTAGCCTTACCTCCCATGCCCTTGGGGAAGAAACCAAGGTCCTCGATGGCCAGTATCTCAGCGATGGTGAAATTGTCGTGCACCTCCGCTACTTGCACCTGATCTGGAGTGCGCTGCGCCTGGCGGAAGGCTCTCTCCGCGGCCAGTTGGGTCGCGCGGAAGGAGGTGATGGTGGGGCGAGAATGCAGCGCCAAGGTATCCGAGGCCTGCGCTGAGGCCAGCACCCGAATGGGCTTGGAGGTGTAGCTGCGCGCCATGTCCATAGGGCAGAGGACGACCGCAGCCGCGCCGTCAGACAAGGGAGCGCAGTCGAAGAGCCCCAAAGGCTCAGCCACGGGTGGAGACTTGAGCACAGTGGCGAGATCTATCTCCCGCTGGAATTGAGCATTGGGATTGAGAGCACCATGCTTATGATTCTTGACCGCCACCTGGGCGATCTGCTCTCGTGTGGTGCCATACTCATGCATATGGCGCCGGGCTATCATGGCGAAGAGCGATGCCAAAGTGGCTCCGAAGACCACCTCCCACTGCTGGTCAGCAGCGGAGGATTGGATCTCCGTGGCCATTACGTCCCCCACATCGGTCATCTTCTCTGCCCCTCCC
The genomic region above belongs to Methanomassiliicoccales archaeon and contains:
- a CDS encoding ATPase domain-containing protein, which gives rise to MLNAPAKRLRYRTYVDGFDENLNGGIPQGHAVIVAGAAGTMKSSLAYHILFMNAKRDGVNGLYISLEQSKASLMRQMEGLGLKGDTLGRLEILDLGEIRRKSEGAQFMDTFRFAVNETKKRLNYELLAVDSLGALEMISASSRPREELYRLLEWIRSMDVTSFLISEMPVGAYTSYGLHDIDFLVDGIIHLKMVEVSDTEVQRRIRCVKMRETDHSNNYFSFFRNERGFAVTRAITDF
- a CDS encoding homoserine kinase; the protein is MPMEKVTVMAPASIANVGPGFDVFGLALKEPFDLVTAEKRKDKGVRVRKVEWATGRPVTLDPKRNTAAVAAARVLETAGADFGVDLVIRKGVRPCSGMGSSGASAAGGAYAVNLLLQEPLSDIQLIACAACGEEASSGSFHADNVAPSLLGGFTIVRSYEPLDVIRVKPPSSLGIVAALPDVQVPTKEAREKVPQSVPLKSMVFQVGHASALAVGMAMRDMELIARSLRDKVVEPARAPLVPYLKEAEEAALRAGAKASFLGGSGPCVASFFDREEVNGEAIARAVREVYLQKGIGCSTWVTTWGRGSRRWRN
- the cgi121 gene encoding KEOPS complex subunit Cgi121 gives rise to the protein MPRGDMSDYTVIGARIESGTTSEILSRLRSFPLGRVLALDANMVCGKEHLDTAIEHAFRAFRQNANCANDLLMEIMLYASGERQISKAQEKMSLKEGGAEIALVVIGADPLEVVRMLKLRRDDEVLLCDETKLKRFGISPKEIGAVPRDKALDLVLEKVAFVDVLKH
- a CDS encoding DEAD/DEAH box helicase, translated to MKLEELDLPPGVIDILMEEGISELYPPQEKAVPLALEGKNLFLAVPTASGKSLVAYLAALKHVLVRGGKALYIVPLRALASEKYEDLRRFERLGIKIGVSFGDLDSAEPELENYDIIVATSEKADSLLRHRTAWLQMISLVVADEVHLIHDPERGPTLEVILTKFQRLNSNLQIIALSATVKNSRELASWLGAEHISSQWRPTPLKEGVYFRGEIRFVDNTSLRLKEDGDAIWSLVRDCLKGGGQCLVFVNTRRSTETVAMKLASQMHEFLQNDVRLEKEEDLVLDNGEQTSIGKKLRACVHRGVAFHNAGLTNEQRKTVEEAFKKGLIKVIVATPTLAAGINLPARRVIIREVYRFEGGMGNVPIPVLEIKQMCGRAGRPRYDSFGEAVLLARSEEERSFLMENYLLAETEEIFSKLGSESVLRSHILALIATSTTCSMESLMDFLNSTFLAHQSPMLGMEEAVEDVISFLRREQLLKPDELSATFFGRRVSDLYIDPMSAVRMRDALRSYASGKGDFGFLHAICSTPDMLPLYLKRSDMDWLESKVVEKGRELLLPIPNDLELYDFFLAEVKTASLLEDWIEEVEEEAILTKYGIGPGDLRNKVELGEWLLYSMRELSNIFNKDAYAPLTELMARMRYGVRRELLDLVKLKGVGRARSRSLFSHGFRCLEDLRAVEVERLSRVPKIGESLAKSIKEQLGESRYAKAPPVKTEKEPESKRKEADSPQRRLMDF
- a CDS encoding Zn-ribbon domain-containing OB-fold protein, which gives rise to MMAIARFWRENPSRYNLKAVRCGNCGKVFFPPRAICGVCHRKSIGKMECFNLKGEGEVFSFAVVHDAPRQFEIHKPYVVAMVRMDEGVMLTSQIIDVEPKEVHIGMRVRATLRRLGEDGPSGVINYGYKFIPVRPDHL
- the thrC gene encoding threonine synthase; amino-acid sequence: MGDHLGPRKQEVEELKYMVRCFDCSLEVEDERLDSCPRCGGLLNVEWDMEALRELRCERLRSRPLGVWRYAPFLPVPEAMAVSIQEGGTPLYDCLALAKEVDIRSLRVKYEGANPTGSFKDRGMTVGVTKALQLGCRTVGCASTGNTSASLAAYAAKAGLGCVVLLPSGKVALGKLAQAMFYGAKVISVEGNFDEALNVVRELAHRGHLYLLNSINPFRPEGQKTLAFEIIDQLDFDVPDDIVVPVGNAANIWAIYKGLREWMELGWIDKMPRLIGVQAVGSNPIAQAFRAGKRDFMAVEQPETLATAIRIGNPASGKKALTAIYESGGIATDVTDEEIIQAQKLLGKKEGIGVEPASAASIAGVIRLRHEGLISREERVVCVCTGNLLKDPDTVIKHAGEVLRAKADVEEVKRLIEP
- the hutH gene encoding histidine ammonia-lyase, which gives rise to MRVQVDGKSLCIEDLEAVAKGAAQAFMDKETEKRIIESRKMVKKVLERGRVVYGLNTGVGELRNVLIPEADIARLQINLVRSSACGVGDPLPEEVVRGMMLLRANAFATGHSGIRLEVVRLLLDMLNARVHPVVPAKGSVGSSGDLAPLAHIALVMIGEGEAFYQGKRVRGEDALRAAGLLPICLEAKEGLALINGTQMMTALAGLSLARALRALDAAQVAACMSLEALKGTARSFDPRLFQARPHFGASFVASNMRSLLEGSEILKSHAHVPHEVQDAYTLRCAPQVLGACLDALLYAKRAIEVEMNSANDNPLVMEDGEIVSGGNFHGMPIALPIDHMALAVHVIGAFAERRIARLVDGKLSHLPHFLTKEKGLGSGMMIAQYTAASLVSESKGRCFPSSADSLPTSANQEDYNSMGAVGALRLMDMVHNTERIIAIELLCAAQGLEFAKFAPGRGVAAAYNLIRSEVPALEEDRPLSQDIERIRRKILDGSLIHEVQKVSHFHRA